From Phenylobacterium montanum, the proteins below share one genomic window:
- the tsaD gene encoding tRNA (adenosine(37)-N6)-threonylcarbamoyltransferase complex transferase subunit TsaD, protein MRPQPTLTVLGVETSCDETAAAVVRRSADGSTEVLSSIVASQIAAHAPFGGVVPEIAARAHVEIIDQVILEAMRAAGLGFSGLDGVAATAGPGLVGGVMVGLSAGKAIALARGLPLVAVNHLEGHAVSARLGAEIAYPFLLLLVSGGHCQLLEVAGVGRCRRVGSTIDDAAGEAFDKIAKAMGLPYPGGPALETLAEGGDAGRFALPRALLGREGCDFSFSGLKTAAARMADGVTDPTDRRDLAAAVQQAIARQLADRTAKAMVGYARQHGPGERRLVVAGGVAANREVRRALTALAQAQGFLFHAPPLAYCTDNAAMIALAGAERLAEGLSDGLDAVARPRWPLDEAAASSNPTHKPGRKGAKA, encoded by the coding sequence ATGCGCCCGCAACCGACCCTGACCGTCCTCGGCGTCGAGACCAGCTGCGACGAGACCGCCGCCGCTGTGGTCCGGCGTTCGGCCGACGGCTCGACCGAGGTCCTGTCCTCGATCGTCGCCAGCCAGATCGCCGCCCACGCCCCCTTCGGCGGGGTGGTGCCGGAGATCGCCGCCCGCGCCCATGTGGAGATCATCGACCAGGTGATCCTTGAGGCCATGCGCGCCGCCGGCCTGGGATTTTCCGGGTTGGACGGGGTGGCGGCCACCGCAGGGCCGGGCCTGGTGGGCGGGGTGATGGTGGGGCTGTCGGCCGGCAAGGCCATCGCGCTGGCCCGCGGCCTGCCGCTGGTGGCGGTGAACCATCTCGAGGGCCATGCCGTCTCGGCGCGGCTGGGCGCGGAGATCGCCTATCCGTTCCTCTTGCTGCTGGTCTCTGGCGGGCATTGCCAGCTCCTGGAAGTGGCCGGGGTCGGCCGCTGCCGGCGGGTCGGCTCGACCATCGACGATGCGGCGGGCGAGGCCTTTGACAAGATCGCCAAGGCCATGGGCCTGCCCTATCCTGGCGGCCCGGCGCTGGAAACGCTGGCCGAGGGCGGCGATGCAGGCCGCTTCGCCCTGCCTCGCGCCCTTTTGGGCCGCGAGGGCTGCGACTTCTCCTTCTCGGGCCTGAAGACCGCCGCCGCGCGGATGGCGGATGGCGTCACCGATCCGACCGATCGGCGCGACCTCGCCGCCGCCGTGCAGCAGGCCATCGCCCGCCAGTTGGCCGACCGCACCGCCAAGGCCATGGTCGGCTACGCCCGGCAGCACGGCCCGGGCGAGCGGCGGCTGGTTGTCGCCGGCGGGGTCGCCGCCAACCGCGAGGTTCGCCGCGCCTTGACCGCGCTGGCCCAGGCTCAGGGGTTCTTGTTCCACGCCCCGCCCCTCGCCTACTGCACCGACAATGCGGCCATGATCGCGCTCGCGGGCGCCGAGCGGTTGGCCGAGGGCCTCAGCGACGGGCTGGACGCAGTCGCCCGGCCGCGCTGGCCGCTGGACGAGGCGGCCGCCTCGTCCAATCCTACCCACAAGCCCGGACGCAAGGGAGCCAAGGCGTGA
- a CDS encoding NAD(P)H-dependent glycerol-3-phosphate dehydrogenase, which produces MSGFQRVGVVGAGAWGTALAQVCARAGRSPLLWAREPEVAEAISREHTNPLFLPGVDLDPAVEATSNLADLTGLDMILAVAPAQHLRATFTALSPQIPKGLPVVLCAKGVEQGSLKLMAEVLADVAPQARAAVLSGPSFAGEVARGLPTAVTLACADEALGEALAQALATPSFRPYWTDDLVGAEAGGAVKNVLAIACGIVEGRGLGRSAHAALVTRGFAELTRLAVALGAEARTLAGLCGLGDLVLTCSSAQSRNMSVGLALGRGETLDQALAGKLSVAEGVASAPAVRALANKVGVETPICEAVAAVLAGEKGLDQAIGELLARPLKAEHQD; this is translated from the coding sequence GTGAGCGGATTTCAGCGGGTTGGGGTGGTCGGCGCCGGCGCCTGGGGCACAGCCCTGGCCCAGGTCTGCGCCCGGGCCGGCCGCTCCCCGCTGCTCTGGGCCCGCGAGCCCGAGGTGGCCGAGGCGATTTCGCGCGAGCACACGAACCCCCTGTTCCTGCCGGGTGTCGATCTGGACCCGGCCGTGGAAGCGACTTCGAACCTGGCCGACCTGACCGGCCTCGACATGATTCTGGCCGTGGCCCCCGCCCAGCACTTGCGCGCGACCTTCACCGCCCTCTCGCCCCAGATCCCGAAGGGCCTGCCGGTGGTGCTGTGCGCCAAGGGGGTGGAGCAGGGCTCGCTGAAGCTGATGGCCGAGGTGTTGGCCGACGTGGCGCCCCAGGCGCGGGCGGCGGTGCTGTCGGGTCCCAGCTTCGCCGGCGAGGTCGCTCGCGGCCTGCCGACCGCCGTCACCCTAGCCTGCGCCGACGAGGCTCTGGGCGAGGCCCTGGCCCAGGCCCTGGCCACCCCGAGCTTCCGCCCCTACTGGACCGATGACCTCGTCGGCGCCGAGGCGGGCGGGGCGGTCAAGAACGTCCTGGCCATAGCCTGCGGCATTGTCGAGGGGCGCGGCCTTGGCCGCAGCGCCCACGCCGCCCTGGTCACCCGCGGGTTCGCCGAGTTGACCCGGCTGGCTGTGGCCCTGGGCGCCGAGGCCCGCACACTGGCCGGGCTATGCGGCCTGGGCGACTTGGTCCTGACCTGCTCCAGCGCCCAGTCGCGCAACATGAGCGTCGGCCTGGCGCTGGGCCGCGGCGAGACGCTCGACCAGGCCCTGGCCGGCAAGCTGTCGGTAGCCGAGGGCGTGGCTTCGGCGCCGGCAGTTAGAGCCCTGGCAAACAAGGTCGGAGTGGAAACGCCAATCTGCGAGGCGGTGGCGGCGGTGCTGGCCGGTGAAAAGGGCCTGGACCAAGCGATCGGCGAGCTTCTGGCCCGCCCGCTGAAAGCGGAACACCAGGATTGA
- a CDS encoding YciI family protein, protein MALFVLTCLDKAGALDLRMATREAHLAYVRENLRRIKVAGPLLDAAEQMKGSMFVIEAENAAEVEAFSAADPYRTAGLFESVTVQPWRVTVGGFA, encoded by the coding sequence ATGGCCCTGTTCGTCCTCACCTGCCTCGACAAGGCCGGCGCCCTCGACCTGCGCATGGCGACGCGTGAGGCGCACCTGGCCTATGTCCGCGAGAACCTCCGCCGCATCAAGGTCGCCGGCCCCCTGCTGGACGCGGCCGAGCAGATGAAGGGCTCCATGTTCGTCATCGAGGCCGAAAATGCGGCCGAGGTGGAGGCCTTCTCCGCCGCCGATCCCTATCGCACCGCCGGCCTGTTCGAGAGCGTGACCGTGCAGCCCTGGCGGGTGACCGTGGGCGGCTTTGCGTGA
- a CDS encoding Rieske (2Fe-2S) protein: MNPAQPPAGTRLCGLDEIAEPGSRGFVFRSGDRLFAGFVVRRDGRIHGYVDRCPHAGMPLALMPDRFLTRDGDLILCSAHGAMFRIEDGLCLGGPCAGRALEPWPVRVEGDQVVAG, encoded by the coding sequence GTGAATCCGGCCCAGCCGCCGGCCGGAACGCGGCTCTGCGGCCTGGACGAGATCGCCGAGCCCGGGTCCAGGGGCTTCGTGTTCCGCAGCGGCGACCGTCTGTTCGCCGGCTTCGTCGTTCGGCGGGACGGGCGCATCCATGGCTATGTCGACCGCTGCCCCCACGCCGGCATGCCCCTGGCGCTGATGCCGGACCGCTTCCTGACCCGTGACGGCGACCTGATCCTGTGCTCGGCCCACGGAGCCATGTTCCGCATCGAGGACGGCCTCTGCCTGGGCGGCCCCTGCGCCGGCCGTGCGCTTGAGCCATGGCCCGTGCGGGTCGAGGGCGATCAGGTGGTGGCGGGCTGA
- a CDS encoding cation:proton antiporter — protein sequence MSLSLFDLAAIFLSLAAAIGWLNLKLVRLPAGVAMLVVGLVGTLALVGIDRIAPGLGVGAVIEQVVRQVDFSAAVLQFMLAYLLFAGAMHVDFEALRRRGWTAAVLATLGVVVSAAVVGGGFWLIGGWGGIRLSFAWALVFGVLISPTDPVGVLAALKRTSLVPDIRALIEGEALFNDGVGVVLFGAAVALATGGGAATPLSLAGRVLVEAGGGGALGLLAGLVAIRAMRAIDDYAVEVGITLALSTGTYALSQALGLSGPIAVVVAGLMLGRHSARETMSAETRRYTRAFWTIVDENLNGLLFLLLGLEVFGLRYDRQTDSLAAAAIPLVFLARWASLAGPAALLAAVDGGVKPGLVAVLTWAGVRGGLSVAMALSLAPSPERAIILAATYVVVVFSVIFQSLTLERIIVRLGYGRPLESS from the coding sequence ATGAGCCTTTCGCTGTTCGACTTGGCCGCGATCTTCCTCAGCCTCGCCGCAGCGATCGGCTGGCTGAACCTCAAGCTCGTGCGCCTGCCAGCGGGCGTGGCCATGCTGGTCGTGGGCCTGGTCGGCACGCTGGCGCTGGTCGGGATCGATCGGATCGCGCCAGGCCTCGGTGTCGGCGCGGTGATCGAGCAGGTGGTGCGCCAGGTGGATTTCTCCGCCGCCGTCCTGCAGTTCATGCTGGCCTACCTGCTGTTCGCCGGCGCCATGCACGTGGATTTCGAAGCCCTGCGCCGACGGGGCTGGACCGCAGCCGTGCTGGCGACCCTGGGCGTGGTGGTGTCGGCGGCGGTGGTCGGCGGCGGCTTCTGGCTGATCGGCGGCTGGGGCGGCATACGCCTCTCCTTCGCCTGGGCGCTGGTGTTCGGCGTTCTGATCAGTCCTACTGATCCGGTCGGCGTGCTCGCGGCGCTGAAGCGCACCAGCCTCGTGCCCGACATCCGCGCCCTGATCGAGGGCGAGGCCCTGTTCAACGACGGGGTGGGGGTGGTGCTGTTCGGCGCGGCTGTGGCCCTGGCGACCGGCGGCGGCGCGGCGACGCCCCTGAGCCTCGCCGGGCGGGTGTTGGTCGAGGCGGGGGGCGGGGGCGCGCTGGGCCTGCTGGCCGGGCTCGTGGCGATCCGGGCCATGCGCGCCATCGACGACTATGCGGTCGAGGTCGGCATCACCCTGGCGCTCTCCACCGGAACCTACGCCCTGTCCCAGGCCCTGGGCCTGTCGGGCCCAATCGCAGTGGTGGTGGCTGGCCTGATGCTCGGCCGCCATAGCGCGCGGGAGACCATGAGCGCGGAGACGCGCCGCTATACCCGCGCCTTCTGGACCATCGTCGATGAGAACCTGAACGGGCTGTTGTTCCTGCTGCTGGGCCTGGAAGTGTTCGGCTTGCGCTACGACCGCCAGACCGACAGTTTGGCCGCGGCGGCCATCCCCCTGGTGTTCCTGGCCCGCTGGGCCTCGCTGGCGGGACCCGCGGCCCTGCTGGCGGCCGTGGACGGCGGGGTCAAGCCGGGCCTGGTGGCCGTGCTGACCTGGGCCGGGGTGCGAGGGGGGCTATCGGTGGCCATGGCCCTGTCCCTGGCGCCCTCGCCCGAGCGCGCGATCATCCTGGCGGCGACCTATGTGGTGGTGGTGTTCTCGGTCATCTTCCAGAGCCTGACCCTGGAGCGCATCATCGTCCGCCTGGGCTACGGCCGCCCGCTGGAGAGCTCATGA
- a CDS encoding dihydrofolate reductase family protein → MRKVIAAAFVSLDGVMQAPGGPEEDPTGGFAQGGWTFGYWDDAMGQFMGETFSRPFDLLLGRKTYEIFAAHWPYADPADPVTERFNAVTKYVATSSPEPLAWANSVSLGANAAAEVARLKQTDGPDLLTQGSSVLLQALFAGDLIDELRLMTFPVILGRGKRVFGSGVKPSGLKLETATTSSTGVVLSVYRPAGEVRTGSFQLAEPSEAELARRERMRREN, encoded by the coding sequence ATGAGAAAAGTTATAGCGGCCGCGTTCGTGAGCCTGGACGGGGTCATGCAGGCCCCCGGCGGGCCTGAGGAGGATCCCACGGGAGGGTTCGCCCAGGGCGGCTGGACCTTCGGCTATTGGGACGATGCGATGGGCCAGTTCATGGGCGAGACCTTTTCGCGCCCGTTCGACCTGCTGCTCGGGCGCAAGACCTATGAGATCTTCGCGGCGCACTGGCCATACGCCGATCCCGCCGATCCGGTGACTGAGCGCTTCAACGCGGTGACCAAGTATGTGGCCACATCTTCACCCGAACCTCTGGCCTGGGCCAATTCGGTCTCCCTGGGGGCGAATGCAGCGGCGGAGGTTGCGCGGCTGAAGCAGACGGACGGCCCCGACCTTCTGACCCAGGGCAGCAGCGTTTTGTTGCAAGCCCTGTTCGCCGGTGACCTGATCGACGAGCTGCGATTGATGACCTTTCCGGTGATCCTGGGCCGCGGCAAGCGGGTGTTTGGTTCGGGAGTGAAGCCGTCAGGACTGAAGCTAGAGACGGCCACGACCTCCTCGACCGGCGTGGTCCTCAGCGTCTATCGCCCCGCCGGCGAGGTCCGCACCGGATCGTTCCAGCTGGCGGAGCCGTCGGAGGCTGAACTTGCACGCCGAGAGCGGATGCGCCGCGAGAACTAG
- a CDS encoding creatininase family protein: MLLHLSTWSEIEAFLERSKTVVVPIGSNEQHGPTGLLGTDWLCPEIIAHHAQKSGDILVAPTFNIGMAQHHLGFPGTISLRPSTFIAAIGDWVRSLGAHGFEKIYFLNGHGGNVATIEAAFSELYAAASFEKRKSRVVLKLKNWWDLAGVNALAMRQFPVGHGSHATPSEIAITQWAYPEHIKAANYAPQIAPTGPIREAADFRARFPDGRMGSDPGLATPEKGGELVELAAKGLIADVAAFAAETRPG, from the coding sequence ATGCTGCTGCACCTGTCCACCTGGTCCGAGATCGAAGCCTTTCTGGAGCGATCCAAGACCGTGGTGGTGCCGATCGGCTCCAACGAGCAGCATGGGCCCACGGGGCTCTTGGGGACCGACTGGCTGTGCCCGGAGATCATCGCCCACCATGCCCAGAAGAGCGGAGACATCCTGGTGGCCCCGACCTTCAACATCGGCATGGCCCAGCATCACCTGGGCTTTCCGGGCACCATCTCGCTGCGCCCCTCGACCTTCATCGCCGCTATCGGCGACTGGGTGCGATCCCTGGGCGCGCATGGCTTCGAGAAGATCTATTTCCTCAATGGCCACGGCGGCAACGTCGCCACCATCGAGGCGGCTTTCTCCGAGCTTTACGCCGCCGCGAGCTTCGAGAAACGCAAGTCGCGCGTGGTGCTGAAACTTAAGAACTGGTGGGACCTGGCTGGCGTGAACGCCCTGGCCATGCGGCAATTCCCGGTCGGCCACGGCAGTCATGCGACCCCTTCCGAGATCGCCATCACCCAGTGGGCCTATCCCGAGCACATCAAGGCGGCCAACTACGCGCCCCAGATCGCTCCCACCGGCCCGATCCGCGAAGCCGCCGACTTCCGCGCCCGCTTCCCCGATGGCCGCATGGGCTCGGACCCGGGCCTGGCGACCCCGGAAAAGGGCGGCGAACTGGTCGAGCTGGCCGCCAAGGGCCTGATCGCAGACGTGGCCGCGTTCGCAGCGGAGACCCGGCCGGGGTGA
- the acs gene encoding acetate--CoA ligase → MSQPEVFPVPEAWAKRARIDAAGYEAALKRVEEDPEGYWREIAGRLDWIKPFTVVKDVSYNREDFRIRWFADGVLNASANCLDRHLPARANDIAFIWEGDDPADSRKITYAEAHAETCRMANVLKSHGVRKGDRVTIYLPMIPEAAFAMLACARIGAVHSVVFGGFSPDSIAGRVQDCQSTVIITADEGLRGGKIVPLKQNVDLALTQCPDVRTVLVVKRTGAKVFMKPGRDFAYDEEKAKVSADCPPEPMGAEDPLFILYTSGSTGKPKGVLHTTGGYLTWAAYTHEAVFDYRPGEIFWCTADVGWVTGHSYIVYGPLANGATSLIFEGVPNYPTTSRFWEVIDKHQVEIFYTAPTALRALMREGEEPVKKTSRKSLRLLGTVGEPINPEAWLWYHRVVGEGRCPIVDTWWQTETGAALVAPLPGATALKPGSATKPLPGVKLQLVDADGKVLEGATDGNLCITDSWPGQMRTVYGDHERFITTYFTTYPGKYFTGDGCRRDADGYYWITGRVDDVINVSGHRLGTAEIESALVAHHTVAEAAVVGYPHDIKGQGIYAYVTLTVEAKPSDELRAALIKWVRQEIGPFAAPDVIQWAPGLPKTRSGKIMRRILRKVAENDVTNLGDTTTLADPSVVEDLVKNRAGA, encoded by the coding sequence ATGAGCCAGCCCGAGGTCTTTCCTGTCCCCGAGGCCTGGGCCAAACGCGCCAGGATCGATGCGGCCGGCTACGAGGCCGCCCTGAAACGGGTCGAAGAGGACCCGGAGGGCTATTGGCGCGAGATCGCCGGGCGGCTCGACTGGATCAAGCCGTTCACCGTGGTCAAGGACGTTTCCTACAATCGCGAGGACTTCCGCATCCGCTGGTTCGCCGACGGCGTCCTGAACGCATCGGCCAATTGCCTCGACCGGCACCTTCCCGCCCGCGCCAACGACATCGCCTTCATCTGGGAGGGCGACGATCCGGCCGACAGCCGCAAGATCACCTACGCCGAGGCCCATGCCGAGACCTGCCGCATGGCCAATGTGCTCAAAAGCCACGGGGTCAGGAAGGGCGACCGGGTCACCATCTACCTGCCGATGATCCCCGAGGCGGCCTTCGCCATGCTGGCCTGCGCCCGCATCGGGGCGGTGCATTCGGTGGTGTTCGGCGGCTTCTCGCCCGACTCCATCGCCGGCCGGGTGCAGGACTGCCAGTCCACGGTGATCATCACCGCCGACGAGGGCCTGCGCGGCGGCAAGATAGTACCCCTGAAGCAGAACGTCGACCTGGCCCTGACCCAGTGCCCGGACGTGCGCACCGTGCTCGTGGTCAAGCGCACCGGGGCCAAGGTGTTCATGAAGCCAGGCCGCGACTTCGCCTATGACGAGGAAAAGGCCAAGGTCTCCGCCGACTGCCCGCCCGAGCCGATGGGCGCGGAGGATCCACTGTTCATCCTTTACACCTCCGGCTCGACCGGTAAGCCCAAGGGCGTCTTGCATACCACCGGCGGCTATCTGACCTGGGCCGCCTATACCCACGAGGCGGTGTTCGACTATCGCCCGGGCGAGATCTTCTGGTGCACCGCCGACGTCGGCTGGGTCACCGGTCACAGCTACATCGTCTATGGCCCCCTGGCCAACGGCGCGACCAGCCTGATCTTCGAAGGCGTGCCCAACTATCCGACCACCTCCAGGTTCTGGGAGGTGATCGACAAGCACCAGGTCGAGATCTTCTACACCGCCCCCACCGCCTTGCGCGCCCTGATGCGGGAAGGCGAGGAGCCGGTGAAGAAGACCAGCCGCAAGTCGCTGCGCCTGCTGGGCACCGTCGGCGAGCCGATCAATCCCGAGGCCTGGCTGTGGTACCACCGCGTGGTCGGCGAGGGCCGCTGCCCGATCGTCGACACCTGGTGGCAGACCGAGACCGGCGCCGCCCTGGTGGCTCCCCTGCCGGGCGCCACGGCGCTGAAGCCCGGCTCCGCGACCAAGCCCCTGCCGGGGGTCAAGCTGCAGCTGGTGGACGCTGACGGGAAGGTGCTGGAGGGCGCCACGGACGGCAACCTCTGCATCACCGACAGCTGGCCGGGGCAGATGCGCACGGTCTATGGCGACCACGAGCGGTTCATCACCACCTATTTCACCACCTATCCCGGCAAGTACTTCACCGGCGACGGCTGCCGCCGCGACGCCGACGGCTACTACTGGATCACCGGCCGCGTGGACGACGTGATCAACGTCTCCGGCCACCGCCTGGGCACAGCCGAGATCGAGAGCGCGCTGGTGGCCCACCACACGGTGGCCGAGGCGGCGGTGGTCGGCTATCCGCACGACATCAAGGGCCAGGGCATCTACGCCTATGTCACCCTGACGGTCGAGGCCAAGCCCAGCGACGAGCTCAGAGCCGCGCTGATCAAATGGGTGCGCCAGGAGATCGGCCCCTTCGCGGCGCCGGACGTGATCCAGTGGGCGCCGGGCCTGCCCAAGACCCGCTCGGGCAAGATCATGCGCCGCATCCTGCGCAAGGTGGCCGAGAACGATGTGACCAACC